The sequence CAAAAAGTTTCAGGAAGAAAAACTTCAGGAGCTTTTACAATATCTTGAGGCGAATTCACCTTTTTATCAGAAGCTATTCAAAGAAAATAATATTCAGATTTCTGATATTCAGACTTTGGAAGATTTGCAGAAAATCCCGACGACATCGAAGAATGATATTCAGCAGAATAATGAAGACTTTTTCTGTGTTCCACAAAATCAAATTGTTGATTACAGTACAACTTCAGGAACATTGGGTGATCCGGTGACTTTTGGACTTTCTGAAAATGATATGGAAAGAATTGCTTACAATGAAGCGATATCTCTTTCTTGTGCAGGAATTCAAAAAGGCGACGTTGTACAAATGATCACGACCATTGACAAAAGATTTATTGCTGGGCTCGCCTATCTTTTAGGTTTAAGAAAAATGGGTGCAAGCGTCATCAGAATGGGACCGGGAATTCCTGAATTGCAATGGGATTCAATTTTTAGATACAAACCTAAATATTTAATTACGGTTCCCTCATTTCTTTTAAAAATGATCGACTACGCTGAGAAAAATGGAATTGATTATAAAAACTCTAGTGTTCTCGGAGCTGTTTGTATTGGTGAAAGTATCAAAAATCAGGATTTTACCGATAATATTCTTTCGCAGAAGATTAAAGAAAAATGGAATATTCAATTATATTCTACTTACGCTTCAACGGAAATGAGCACGGCTTTTACAGAATGTGAATTGCAAATTGGCGGACATCAGCATCCGGAATTAATTATTACAGAAATTCTTAATGATGAAGAGAATCCTGTGGAAAATGGAGAAAGCGGTGAACTGACAATTACAACTTTAGGTGTTGAAGCACTTCCTTTATTAAGATTTAAAACGGGAGATTTAGTTAAAGCCCATTACGAGCCTTGTCAGTGTGGAAGAAACACGATGCGTCTAGGTCCGGTTGTTGGTAGGAAACAGCAGATGATCAAATATAAAGGAACAACATTATATCCGCCTGCGATGAATGATATTTTGAATGATTTTGACGGAATTTTATGTTACCAGATTGTAATTCAATCCAATGAAATAGGTTTGGATGAAATTATCATTAAATTGAGTACAGAAAGAGAAGATGAAAGTTTTGAAGGCGAAGTTCGTGATCATTTCAGGGCAAAACTAAGGGTAAGCCCGAAAATTGAATTCGTTGATTTTGATATTTTATCTAAAACGGTTCTGAATCCAAATAGCAGAAAGCCAATTCATTTTTTAGACTTAAGATAAATTCAAATAAATAGGAAATATTTTAATCACTTAAATTTTATTGATAGTG comes from Chryseobacterium sp. 3008163 and encodes:
- a CDS encoding phenylacetate--CoA ligase family protein; translation: MELFPLIEKSSIQDIKKFQEEKLQELLQYLEANSPFYQKLFKENNIQISDIQTLEDLQKIPTTSKNDIQQNNEDFFCVPQNQIVDYSTTSGTLGDPVTFGLSENDMERIAYNEAISLSCAGIQKGDVVQMITTIDKRFIAGLAYLLGLRKMGASVIRMGPGIPELQWDSIFRYKPKYLITVPSFLLKMIDYAEKNGIDYKNSSVLGAVCIGESIKNQDFTDNILSQKIKEKWNIQLYSTYASTEMSTAFTECELQIGGHQHPELIITEILNDEENPVENGESGELTITTLGVEALPLLRFKTGDLVKAHYEPCQCGRNTMRLGPVVGRKQQMIKYKGTTLYPPAMNDILNDFDGILCYQIVIQSNEIGLDEIIIKLSTEREDESFEGEVRDHFRAKLRVSPKIEFVDFDILSKTVLNPNSRKPIHFLDLR